The Leptospira terpstrae serovar Hualin str. LT 11-33 = ATCC 700639 nucleotide sequence AGCAAGAAGAGAGGAGCTTATCCCTCTCAAATACTATCAATACAAGGTTCGCAAAGAGGATAATTTTTTCAAAATTATGGCTCGAACGGGGATGGATTTGGAAACATTATCTTCTGTCAATGAGCTCAGCTCTCCTCATGATTTATCGCCAGGTATGGTTTTAGAAATTCCCAATATGCGAGGAACCTTTCATCCCGAAGAAACTGCAGGTGATGAAAAAACCAAACAAACATTAGTCGAAAAATATAACATCGATTCCAATAAATTACAATACGACTCAGAACGTGAAAAATGGTTTTTGCCAGGAATCTCTATGGGTAAGTCAGAAAAATCGTTCTTCTATGGATTTGGATTTCAGTTTCCATTGACAGAAGCTAGAATTTCATCCGGGTTTGGAAAACGATTGGATCCATTTACTAAAAAAGATACCTTTCATGGTGGAATTGATTTGGCCGCCGAACAAGGATCAGACGTGTTTGCCTCTATGGACGGTGAAGTTATTTTTAAAGGCAAACAAGGTGGTTACGGAAATTTAATCATTATAAAACATAGTTTAGGATATGAAACTCGTTATGGACATCTTTTTGATTTTAATACAAACATAGGTCAAAAAGTAAAAAAGGGACAAAAAATTGGAGAAGTAGGACAAACAGGTAGAGCGACCGGTCCACATTTGCATTTTGAAATTAGAAGAAATTCAAAACGTGAAAGACCTATTTTTCGATCTCATTAAAAAAAGATTTTACGACTCTCATTGATTCCTTTAATTCTGGGAATCAATGGACTTTGAAATTCCCCAAGAAGTGGAAACACTTCGCAAAAACATCCAAGACTTCATTACAAATGAAATCATTCCTCTGGAAAAACATTATGATTATGAAAAAGGTCGAATGCCAGAAGATATCAACCAACAAGCGCGTGCTAAAGTAAAGGCATCTGGTTTTTGGACTCCCCACCTTCCTAAATCAGAGGGAGGTCTTGGTTTAGATTTAATTGGAACTTGTATAATATTTAGTGAACTGGGTCGTTCACCGATCGCACCTTATATATTTAACTGTGATGCACCGGACGAAGGAAACATGCATTTGCTTTCTCTTGCTGCAACAGAAAAACAAAAAGAACTCATTTTACATCCCTTAATCAAAGGCAATCTGCGAACTGGTTTTGCGATGACTGAACCTGCGCCTGGTGCTGGCTCTGATCCAACAAGTTTGCAAACCAATGCGGAAAAACAAGGAGACAAGTACATTCTGAACGGTCGCAAATGGTACTGCACAGGTGCCAATGGTGCGAAGTATTTGATTGTGATGGCAAAGGTAAACGGAAGTTTTCGAAAAACTACGATGTTTCTCGTACCTACAGATGCCAAAGGTTATACGATGGTTCGAGAAATTGAACTTATGGGTTCTCATGGGCCAGGCGGACATTGTGAACTCTATTTTGAAAATGTAGAAGTTCCAGAAGATATGGTCCTTGGTCGTATTGGTGAGGGATTTCGACTCTCTCAAGAAAGGTTAGGGCCTGCCCGATTGACACATTGTATGCGTTGGACAGGGATGGCAAGGCGAGCGCTCTCAATTGCGCGAAGTTATGCGAAAGAAAGAGAAGTTTTCAGTTCCCGGATTGCTGACCATCAAGGCATTCAATGGATGTTTGCAGAAAGAGCCACTGAAATAGAAATGGCTTTTCTTCTCACTCTAAAAGCTGCTTGGTTACTCAAAACAGGAAAGGACGCTCGGCAAGAAACATCAATGGCTAAATGGAAGGTTAGCGAATCTTTATGTAACACTATCGACATGGCGATCCAAATCTGTGGGGGAAAAGGATATTCGCGTGACCTACCACTTGAGTTATTTTACCGTGATGCTCGAGCTGCAAGGATTGCCGATGGACCATCTGAAGTTCATAAAATGGTGATTGGTCGAAACTACGTATCAGAAAAATGGGATTTTTAACGGTTCATGGAAATTAAGGAATTACAGGAAAAAGTAGAACTCCACCTAACTTCAATTTGGAAGGAAAATGTAAAAGTTTCTCAGATTTATCATTTAAGTGGAGGAGCTTGCCAAGACAACTACTCGTTGGACTTGGTTTCTAGTTCTGGTAAACAATCCTTAGTTTTGCGTACGGATAAGGGAGCAAGTTTACTTTCTTCTCTTTCCAAACGAGATGAGTTCAAGGTAGCTGAACTTGTATATAAAGCTGGTGTCAAAACTCCGACACCAGTTTTTCTCGAAGAAACACCCGAAGTGATCGGTGCTCCCTTTTTTCTAATGGAAAAAATTGGTGGTAAGGCAACCGGTCGTTACATCACCAAAGATAAAGAATTGGATTCTTATCGGAAAACAAATATGGTTTCGGACTTAGCCGAAAATTTAGCGAAACTCCATACTGTAAAACCAAGTTTGGTTTTAGATGAAGAACTAAAACAAAAACTTAAATTTGTAACGATAGACAATTATATATCGATCGCCATCACCGATCTAAGACAATCATTAGACGATCTTCCTGAAGCTCACCCTGCCATTGAACTTTGTTTGTTTTGGTTGGAAACTCATGCTCCTACCATTGATGAGATTGTTCTTGTTCATGGAGATTTTCGAACCGGAAATTTTATGATGAATGCCGAGGGACTCCAAGGAATTTTAGATTATGAATTTGCACACTTCGGCGACCGTCATGAAGACATCGCTTGGTTGTGCATGCGTGATTGGAGATTTGGCCGGTTAAACAAAGAAGTTGGTGGTTTTGGAGATCGCAAAGATTTTTACGAAGCCTACCAAAAGACTTCTGGAATTGCGGTGGATCCATTTAAGGTTACGTTTTGGGAAATTATGGGAAATGTTCGTTGGGCCATTGGAAGTGCACAACAAACAGAAAGACATCTTTCTGGTAAGGACAAAGGGATTGAGCTTGCTGCCATTGGTCGGCGCACAGCAGAAATGGAATGGGAAGCGATGCGACTCATTGAGGAATTAGAACATGCAGTATAGGCCAGAAACAAAAGAACTCATTTCAGCAATCCAAGATTTTTTAATGAAAGACCTTCTTCCAAAACTGGAAGGCGATGATCTATTATCTTATAAGGCATTAGTATCTTGGAATATGTTAGGTGTGATCGCACGGGAAACAGAATCGTCTGAATTTGAATCAGATTGGGACCGTATCCTGAACTTAAACTTAAAAATTTCTAAATGGGAAGATGAATACAATCGGAATCAGTTTTTAAATTTAAGTCGGAAAGAAAAATACAACCTTCTCTTCGATTGGAATAAAGCCCTATCTAAAGAAATCAGAAACCAAACAGAAAAAAATACAGGTTTAGATTTGAAACCTGGTGGAAAGGTTTGGAATTTTGCTAAAAACCAATTGAAAGAAACACTCAGTGTTTCCAACCCGAGGTTCCAAACCTAAATGTCTTTATTGTATTTGGTGCGTCATGGACAGGCAGACCGACTTGGAAAAAATTACGATCAGCTAACAGAACATGGTTGGAAACAAGCGAAACTACTTGGAGATTATTTCAAAAATCAAAGAATAGAATTTGATTCGGTATATACAGGTACCCTCAACCGGCAAAAACAAACAGCGCAAGGAATCATAAAAAGTTTTTCTATGAATCAGTTTTGTATCCCTGAGCCAATCGAAAATTCTGCCTGGGATGAATTCGATTCAAAAATGTGGCTTGGACTTGCAGCTAAGATTCGTCATGCGAATGTTAATTTTGCAAAATTATATGAATCGTATAAAAAAGCTTGGGAAGAAGGTAAAGAGGAAACTAGAGACTACTTCCAAGAACTCATTCAAATTGTTTTAAATGATTGGGTTCATGGAGTTTGGGATCCTGTGGAACCTTATACTTTCCAAGAATACGTGGAAAAGGTATCAATCGGCCCGAAGAATATACCTGAAAATGTAAAAAGCACTCTTGTAGTTTCTTCTAGTACTCCGATTGCCATCATGATGGGTCTTTCTTGCAAAATGTCACCTGTTGAATTTCCAGTTTTTATGAAATCGATCACCAATTCTTCACTTAGTGTTTTTAGGAGAGAAAAAGACCATTGGGAACCAGTGAGTTGGAATAACACTCCTCATTTACAAGATCCGGATCTTGTGACTTTAGTTTAGAAATTTTAAAAACAAGGATTTGAATTTTTAACCAGAAGAAGAAGGTCTGTTCCTGTTTTCCGAGAACAGACCAACAGGTTTTTTATTGGGCAAATGAAGAGAGGAGTTTGATCCTATTTTTTGCCTTTTGTCCCCAACCTGTTCTTGGAAAGTTTTTATACAAGTGATCCATAGCGGCTAACTCTTCTTCGTTGGATTTACTATAACGGATTGTAATTTTTGGTTCTTCTTGGAATTTAAAATCTACAATTACATGAAAACTTCCCATAAAAACTACGGTTCCTGGTTGTAAGTCAATCCTTGATTTTTCAATTTCCGAACGGTCAAAGTCTATATCAATTTTAGTGGGTTGTTTCGTACTGCCGAATGAAAAATCGGAAGCTCCTCGATTTAGTAAGTGGACAGCATCGTAAATTTCATACTGGCCTTCCTTTAAATTTTGGAAGTAATAGTAGTGTTCAGAGCTTTCATTATACTCGAATGATTTTTCCCCTTTTTTAAGAGTTACCTTTTGAAATCTGGGATCTATCAACTCATCCAAAACCATTTCATCTTTAACAATTGTCATATGAACAATGATAAGACTACTTTGCGCATTTTTAGGACCAAAACTTGAACAATCAGGAAAAAGATAAGTAATTAGAAATAGTATCAAAAACTTTCGAAAGATACCCGAAGTAATCCTTTCAAATTTTGAGATTTTTTTAACCGATGGATTTGAGTCTCCATCAGGTTGTTTTTCTTTGTAATGATCATCCAGTTTAGAACTCATAGGTAATTGATTCCTTAACCCATGGGGTATTGAATCTTTTTGGAAACAAGATTGATTTCCGATAAGATTTCTTCTGACAAAACCACATCAGTTGCTTTTAATGATTCTTCTAACTGAGAAACTGTATTGGCTCCAATGATAGTAGAAGCAACATAGTCATGTTGTTTACTCCAAGCAATAGATAAAACAGTGGAGCTCATTCCGTATTTTTCTGCAATAGCCATCAGTTCTACTGTGGAAGCTAAAGTGTTTTCATTTAAGAAACGAGAGGCCATACGTTTTTGTCTTTCTCCTTCGGCCATATAACGAACAAACCGTGAACCTTCTGGCGGAACAGATCCGTTGTACTTACCAGTGAGAACACCACCTGCAAGTGGAGAATAAGGAAGTAAGGAGACTCCCTCTTTTCGGCAAACTTGTGCTAACTCATCTTCGAAACGTCGGTTTAGAATTGAAAAATTATTTTGAATGGAATCATAACGAATGAGATTGTGTTTGTCTGAAGTCCAAAGACTTTTCATAAGCCCAAAAGAAGTTTCATTGGAACAACCTGCATAACGGATTTTCCCTTCGTCTTTCAATTCTGTTAGGGCTTCCATGGTTTCATCATATGCCATATCATGATCTGGCCAATGAGTTTGGTACAAATCAATGGTATCTACACCTAATCTTTGTAAGGAACCTTCAATGGCCCGACGGGTATGGTATTTGTCTAATGCTGTTTTTCCCTCACGCAGTGGCGGACTAAACCAACCGTGACCAGGTCCTGCCACTTTCGTGGCGATGATGATTCCATCACGAGGTTTCGTTTTTAGCCATTTACCAAAAATTTCTTCGGTTCTGTGAACCCAAGATTTTTGAGGAGGGACTGGGTAAATTTCTGCAGTATCATAAAAATCGATTCCGGCATCATAAGCACGATCCAATATTCGAAACGCCTCATCTTCGTTACATGAGGAACCAAAAGTCATGGTACCCATACAAATTTCGGATACCACCATACCTGTTTTGCCAAGTCTTCGTTTTTTCATGTTATTTTTTAATTAAAAATGTTCTGAATTGGTTTTTGGGATCACTCCATTCAATGACGTGATCTTTCACCTTCGCTTTTGTTGGTCCTCGTTGCATGGCTCTGTACAAATCTTCTATAAAAAGTTTGTCTCCTTCTACAACGGCTTCTACTTCCCCGTTAGGTAAGTTCTGAGTATAACCTTTGAGTCTCATCTCTTGGGCTTTTTGGAGGATGTAATAACGAAATCCGACCCCTTGTACAGTTCCCCGTATTACAATTCTCGCTCTTGATTCTTCTGATTTTCCCAAAGATTGTCTCCTTTCTTGAACTTACTTGGATTTTGATTTCTCGGCAATGTAATTTTGGATGGCCGATTTAAAAAGAGGAACAAACTTTTCATAGACGGACCGTTTGAATTCCACAACGGCTTGGATAGTTTCTTCAATATCCATAAATTGGATGGTCAAAAACTCTTGTTCGTGGTGAACTAAATCACATTCTTCCAAAGTCCCATCCCAATAAAAAAGGATCCATCTTTGCAATTGACCACGAAATTTTTGTAAGTGTGAATTAAGACCAAGTGAATTGGGAAAGTCATAGGGTATCCAATCAGGATATTCTGTTACATAGGTTGCTTTTTTGATACCAAGTTCTTCATATAATTCTCGTTTAGCGGCATCTAGATAATCTTCCTCATCATCAATGCCACCTTGTGGAAACTGCCAAGAACCTGGGAATTGTATTCGCTCCCCTACGATCACTTTTCCTAATGAATTAAAAACCACCATGCCTACGTTTTTGCGGTAGGGTTTGTCTGTCATATTCCTTAGAATGTCTCTATCATTCATTTTCGCAAGAAATTCCTTAATTTTTTGTTTCTCCGTTAGTCCGTGGTTCCAATCTTGGGATTAGGAGAGACTATGAAGATCATTTTGGTTCGTCACGGTGAGGCTGAAAATGCAACTCCTGCCATTTCCGATTCCCAAAGGGAATTAACAGACAAAGGGGTCAGTGACATTCACAAAATCGGAAAGTTCATTAAAAACTCTGCCTTAGCAGTCAAACAAGTTTATTATAGTCCTTATCTAAGAACCAAACACACAGCCGAAATCCTATCTGAAGAACTGAAATATGGTGGGGAAATGTTAGCTTC carries:
- a CDS encoding LysM peptidoglycan-binding domain-containing M23 family metallopeptidase; this translates as MSKTVDFLKWILFLTSISGFPSLISGPISLANLEYSNPSLKNLRSEIKENLRISKSGARREELIPLKYYQYKVRKEDNFFKIMARTGMDLETLSSVNELSSPHDLSPGMVLEIPNMRGTFHPEETAGDEKTKQTLVEKYNIDSNKLQYDSEREKWFLPGISMGKSEKSFFYGFGFQFPLTEARISSGFGKRLDPFTKKDTFHGGIDLAAEQGSDVFASMDGEVIFKGKQGGYGNLIIIKHSLGYETRYGHLFDFNTNIGQKVKKGQKIGEVGQTGRATGPHLHFEIRRNSKRERPIFRSH
- a CDS encoding acyl-CoA dehydrogenase family protein → MDFEIPQEVETLRKNIQDFITNEIIPLEKHYDYEKGRMPEDINQQARAKVKASGFWTPHLPKSEGGLGLDLIGTCIIFSELGRSPIAPYIFNCDAPDEGNMHLLSLAATEKQKELILHPLIKGNLRTGFAMTEPAPGAGSDPTSLQTNAEKQGDKYILNGRKWYCTGANGAKYLIVMAKVNGSFRKTTMFLVPTDAKGYTMVREIELMGSHGPGGHCELYFENVEVPEDMVLGRIGEGFRLSQERLGPARLTHCMRWTGMARRALSIARSYAKEREVFSSRIADHQGIQWMFAERATEIEMAFLLTLKAAWLLKTGKDARQETSMAKWKVSESLCNTIDMAIQICGGKGYSRDLPLELFYRDARAARIADGPSEVHKMVIGRNYVSEKWDF
- a CDS encoding phosphotransferase family protein; translated protein: MEIKELQEKVELHLTSIWKENVKVSQIYHLSGGACQDNYSLDLVSSSGKQSLVLRTDKGASLLSSLSKRDEFKVAELVYKAGVKTPTPVFLEETPEVIGAPFFLMEKIGGKATGRYITKDKELDSYRKTNMVSDLAENLAKLHTVKPSLVLDEELKQKLKFVTIDNYISIAITDLRQSLDDLPEAHPAIELCLFWLETHAPTIDEIVLVHGDFRTGNFMMNAEGLQGILDYEFAHFGDRHEDIAWLCMRDWRFGRLNKEVGGFGDRKDFYEAYQKTSGIAVDPFKVTFWEIMGNVRWAIGSAQQTERHLSGKDKGIELAAIGRRTAEMEWEAMRLIEELEHAV
- a CDS encoding histidine phosphatase family protein: MSLLYLVRHGQADRLGKNYDQLTEHGWKQAKLLGDYFKNQRIEFDSVYTGTLNRQKQTAQGIIKSFSMNQFCIPEPIENSAWDEFDSKMWLGLAAKIRHANVNFAKLYESYKKAWEEGKEETRDYFQELIQIVLNDWVHGVWDPVEPYTFQEYVEKVSIGPKNIPENVKSTLVVSSSTPIAIMMGLSCKMSPVEFPVFMKSITNSSLSVFRREKDHWEPVSWNNTPHLQDPDLVTLV
- a CDS encoding aldo/keto reductase yields the protein MKKRRLGKTGMVVSEICMGTMTFGSSCNEDEAFRILDRAYDAGIDFYDTAEIYPVPPQKSWVHRTEEIFGKWLKTKPRDGIIIATKVAGPGHGWFSPPLREGKTALDKYHTRRAIEGSLQRLGVDTIDLYQTHWPDHDMAYDETMEALTELKDEGKIRYAGCSNETSFGLMKSLWTSDKHNLIRYDSIQNNFSILNRRFEDELAQVCRKEGVSLLPYSPLAGGVLTGKYNGSVPPEGSRFVRYMAEGERQKRMASRFLNENTLASTVELMAIAEKYGMSSTVLSIAWSKQHDYVASTIIGANTVSQLEESLKATDVVLSEEILSEINLVSKKIQYPMG
- a CDS encoding acylphosphatase, translating into MGKSEESRARIVIRGTVQGVGFRYYILQKAQEMRLKGYTQNLPNGEVEAVVEGDKLFIEDLYRAMQRGPTKAKVKDHVIEWSDPKNQFRTFLIKK
- a CDS encoding RNA pyrophosphohydrolase, with the protein product MNDRDILRNMTDKPYRKNVGMVVFNSLGKVIVGERIQFPGSWQFPQGGIDDEEDYLDAAKRELYEELGIKKATYVTEYPDWIPYDFPNSLGLNSHLQKFRGQLQRWILFYWDGTLEECDLVHHEQEFLTIQFMDIEETIQAVVEFKRSVYEKFVPLFKSAIQNYIAEKSKSK